In Musa acuminata AAA Group cultivar baxijiao chromosome BXJ3-9, Cavendish_Baxijiao_AAA, whole genome shotgun sequence, a single genomic region encodes these proteins:
- the LOC103998931 gene encoding uncharacterized protein LOC103998931 has translation MAVQWKPSCSLRSPRAPLLTPSSSFPSSPASMPLLLHMAKGRSGLSYRGRRFVVRSSSGSLESGWQRWWRPPEKGLGTSDVSLSDVLWPSAGAFAAMALLGRLDQVVASRGLSFTIAPLGAVCAVLFTNPSAPAAQKYNVFVAQIGCAAFGVLALAIFGPGWLARGAALAASMAFMIATGTTHPPAASLPILFIDGAKFHHLNFWYALFPGAVGCVFLCLIQEMVTFLKRNCKF, from the exons atggcagtCCAATGGAAGCCGAGTTGTTCTTTGAGGAGCCCACGTGCTCCATTACTGACACCCTCTTCATCGTTTCCATCTTCACCAGCTTCCATGCCGCTCCTCCTGCACATGGCAAAAGGAAGAAGCGGGCTCAGCTATCGCGGTCGCCGCTTCGTCGTCCGGTCGAGCAGCGGGAGTCTGGAGAGCGGATGGCAGCGCTGGTGGCGGCCCCCGGAGAAGGGATTGGGGACGTCCGACGTCAGCCTCAGCGATGTCCTCTGGCCCTCGGCAG GTGCGTTCGCAGCGATGGCGTTGCTGGGGAGGTTGGATCAGGTGGTAGCTTCCCGGGGCCTGTCCTTCACCATTGCTCCTCTGGGGGCTGTGTGTGCCGTGCTGTTCACTAACCCTAGTGCTCCTGCTGCCCAG AAGTACAACGTGTTCGTTGCTCAGATTGGTTGTGCAGCATTTGGGGTACTAGCTCTAGCAATATTTGGGCCAGGATGGTTGGCAAGAGGAGCTGCTCTTGCTGCATCTATGGCATTCATGATTGCGACTGGAACTACCCATCCTCCAG CTGCCAGCTTGCCTATCTTGTTCATTGATGGTGCCAAGTTCCATCATTTGAACTTTTGGTATGCCTTGTTCCCTGGTGCTGTGGGCTGTGTTTTTCTATGTTTAATT CAAGAGATGGTGACTTTTCTGAAAAGGAACTGCAAATTTTGA